The Metabacillus sediminilitoris genome window below encodes:
- a CDS encoding ABC transporter permease, translating into MQIIQSFGDTVALANRIIKHNMRSIDTLITVIAMPVMMLLGMVYIFGGAIQIQGVSQEDYINYVLPGILLMTIASGSAYTSLRINLDKTSGMFDRFKSMPISKSSVIGGHVLASVIFMLVSIIAVLIVGFLAGFRSNATFSEWLLVGFLIILFSLTLTWLSVPFALAAGSIEGASSFSYILLMMLFVSSAFVPVDGMPKVVRLFAENQPMTPIIQVIRNLFNSHAAGNDLWVSIGWMVLIIMISYIFGMKVYKKV; encoded by the coding sequence ATGCAAATCATACAAAGTTTTGGAGATACAGTAGCACTTGCCAATAGAATTATTAAACATAATATGCGAAGTATCGACACGCTTATTACTGTTATTGCTATGCCAGTTATGATGTTATTAGGAATGGTTTATATATTTGGAGGAGCCATCCAAATTCAAGGAGTGTCTCAAGAGGATTATATTAATTATGTGCTTCCTGGAATCTTATTAATGACGATTGCCAGCGGATCAGCTTATACTTCATTACGAATTAACCTAGATAAAACATCAGGGATGTTTGACAGATTTAAGTCAATGCCTATATCAAAATCATCCGTAATAGGTGGTCACGTTTTAGCTTCTGTTATCTTTATGTTAGTTTCTATTATTGCAGTTTTAATAGTAGGATTTCTAGCTGGATTTAGAAGTAATGCGACATTTTCTGAATGGCTTCTTGTAGGGTTTTTGATTATTCTTTTTTCTCTTACATTAACATGGCTTTCAGTACCTTTTGCGTTGGCTGCCGGAAGTATTGAAGGAGCCAGTTCCTTCTCTTACATCTTGCTGATGATGCTTTTTGTCAGTTCCGCATTTGTTCCTGTCGATGGAATGCCAAAGGTAGTTCGTCTCTTCGCAGAAAATCAACCAATGACGCCAATTATTCAAGTAATTAGAAATTTATTTAATTCACATGCTGCTGGAAATGATTTATGGGTTTCAATTGGGTGGATGGTATTAATCATAATGATTTCATATATTTTTGGAATGAAAGTTTATAAGAAAGTATAA
- a CDS encoding DapH/DapD/GlmU-related protein: MCFPPFYTDFGKNITIGKNVFFNIGCSFQDRGGISIGDGSMIGMNVTIATLNHGLSIETRNITYPSPVIIGKNVWIGSNATILPGVTIGDNSVVAAGAVVTKDVPKNTVVAGVPAKLVKEINN; the protein is encoded by the coding sequence ATGTGTTTTCCGCCATTTTATACAGACTTTGGTAAAAATATCACTATTGGAAAAAACGTGTTTTTTAACATAGGGTGTTCATTCCAAGACAGAGGTGGTATTAGTATTGGAGACGGTTCAATGATCGGTATGAATGTCACGATTGCTACACTTAATCATGGGTTATCTATAGAAACAAGAAACATAACATACCCCTCTCCAGTTATAATTGGCAAGAATGTATGGATTGGATCAAACGCAACAATACTACCTGGTGTAACGATTGGTGACAACTCAGTTGTTGCGGCAGGAGCAGTTGTCACTAAGGATGTCCCGAAAAATACCGTTGTTGCAGGAGTGCCAGCAAAACTCGTAAAAGAAATTAATAATTAA
- a CDS encoding dihydrofolate reductase family protein, with product MVEVLTEQVSDAYLMYLQNLGISYIFGGKERLNFTVVVEKLKNLFSIDKLMLEGGGFLNGSFLNEGLIDELSLVLVPIADGASKLCDTI from the coding sequence ATAGTAGAAGTCCTTACAGAGCAAGTTTCTGATGCTTACCTAATGTATTTGCAAAATCTAGGTATTTCTTATATTTTCGGAGGTAAAGAACGATTAAATTTTACTGTCGTGGTGGAAAAGCTAAAAAATCTATTTTCAATTGATAAACTAATGCTAGAAGGTGGAGGCTTTTTAAATGGCTCCTTTTTGAATGAAGGATTAATTGATGAATTGAGCCTGGTTTTAGTCCCAATAGCTGATGGGGCATCTAAACTCTGTGACACTATTTGA
- the fabZ gene encoding 3-hydroxyacyl-ACP dehydratase FabZ, with protein sequence MFNTQQIKEIIPHRYPFLLIDRILEIEEGKRAVGIKNVTANEEFFNGHFPDYPIMPGVLIVEALAQVSAVIMLMKDENRGKIGLFAGIDRCRFKKQVHPGDQLRFEVEITRVRGLIAKANAVATVDGEIACEAEVTFALYDNKKA encoded by the coding sequence ATGTTTAATACACAACAAATTAAAGAAATAATTCCACATCGTTACCCCTTTTTATTAATTGATCGTATTCTTGAAATAGAGGAAGGAAAACGCGCGGTCGGAATCAAAAATGTTACTGCTAATGAGGAATTCTTTAATGGTCACTTTCCTGATTATCCAATAATGCCGGGCGTTCTAATTGTAGAAGCGTTAGCACAAGTAAGTGCAGTTATTATGTTAATGAAAGATGAAAACCGAGGAAAGATTGGGTTGTTTGCTGGTATTGACCGTTGCCGTTTTAAGAAACAAGTCCACCCTGGAGATCAGTTACGTTTTGAAGTAGAAATAACAAGAGTTCGTGGTTTAATCGCAAAAGCCAATGCTGTTGCAACAGTAGATGGAGAAATCGCTTGTGAAGCAGAAGTTACATTCGCTCTTTACGACAATAAAAAAGCCTAA
- a CDS encoding ketoacyl-ACP synthase III: MRSKARITAIGTYVPEKKLTNVELEQMVETNNEWIIQRTGIHERRISRPDEFTSDLCVSAVKDLMHRYNKKVDDVDMIIVATSTPDFPFPSVSSIIQDQLNISQTGAIDLSAACAGFVYALHTAHCLISSGLHKKVLVIGADTLSKITDYTDRSTCILFGDGAGAVLVEREEHSKNFIGFHLGSDGRGAQHVYRPGLSKKVNGIELIDTQYLVQNGREVFRWVVRNVPDRIRQILEKTQTSLDQVDCFIPHSANLRLIEPICEKLEYPMEKTLYSLVNFGNTSAATIPLALDLGIREGKVKNGDRVLMYGFGSGLVHAGQLLELNFDEQINTPTPL; encoded by the coding sequence ATGAGGTCAAAAGCAAGAATTACAGCAATAGGTACCTATGTACCTGAAAAAAAATTAACAAATGTTGAGCTTGAGCAAATGGTCGAAACAAATAATGAGTGGATTATTCAAAGAACAGGAATTCATGAACGTAGAATATCTCGTCCCGATGAATTTACCAGTGATTTATGTGTATCTGCTGTTAAAGATTTAATGCATAGATATAATAAAAAAGTCGATGATGTAGATATGATTATTGTGGCAACTAGCACACCAGATTTTCCATTCCCATCTGTCTCAAGTATAATACAGGACCAATTAAATATATCCCAAACAGGTGCCATAGATTTAAGTGCAGCGTGTGCAGGATTTGTATATGCATTGCATACAGCACACTGTCTAATTTCTTCTGGACTCCACAAAAAGGTACTAGTTATTGGAGCAGACACACTTTCAAAAATTACGGATTATACCGATAGAAGTACATGTATTTTATTTGGTGATGGTGCTGGTGCGGTATTAGTTGAAAGGGAGGAACACTCAAAAAATTTCATTGGATTTCACCTAGGAAGTGATGGGAGAGGAGCACAACATGTATATCGTCCTGGACTATCAAAAAAGGTCAATGGGATTGAGTTAATCGATACTCAATATCTTGTACAAAATGGTAGAGAAGTTTTTCGATGGGTTGTAAGAAATGTTCCTGATCGTATAAGACAGATTTTAGAAAAAACGCAAACGAGTTTAGATCAAGTTGATTGTTTTATACCTCATAGTGCTAACTTAAGGTTGATAGAGCCAATTTGCGAAAAATTAGAATACCCGATGGAAAAAACCCTTTATAGCTTAGTCAACTTTGGAAATACCTCTGCTGCAACAATTCCTTTAGCTCTTGACCTTGGAATCCGTGAGGGAAAAGTCAAAAATGGAGATCGAGTTCTTATGTACGGTTTTGGATCTGGTTTGGTTCACGCTGGACAACTTTTAGAATTAAATTTTGATGAACAAATTAATACTCCTACACCGTTGTAA
- a CDS encoding DUF5634 family protein, with the protein MDYLSREQIMNELQQSFQPYLNKYGIEDIGIFEEEGQDDRYYLGYTTRKEGKTHHIHLPFQKNNDGGLAPIDSKWTVESDNPLEKDLKEFEDLDHVFREIY; encoded by the coding sequence GTGGATTATCTATCTCGCGAACAAATTATGAATGAATTACAGCAATCCTTTCAACCATATTTAAATAAGTATGGAATTGAAGATATCGGTATTTTTGAAGAAGAAGGACAAGACGATCGCTACTATCTTGGATATACAACGCGAAAAGAAGGCAAAACCCATCATATTCATCTGCCTTTTCAAAAAAATAATGATGGCGGGTTAGCCCCAATTGATAGTAAGTGGACGGTAGAATCAGACAATCCACTGGAAAAAGATCTTAAAGAATTTGAAGATCTAGATCATGTATTCCGCGAAATATACTAA
- a CDS encoding MFS transporter — MLFVYGGASLIANILAGRSLVKNENRFVVSFPISLGIVYFILFLMGQFTIQMAFIIFFWGILAGMANNISQYWITSVQKHQISPMDCF, encoded by the coding sequence ATGTTATTTGTATACGGTGGAGCAAGTTTAATTGCTAATATTTTAGCAGGAAGGTCTCTTGTTAAAAATGAAAATAGATTTGTTGTGTCATTCCCGATTTCGTTAGGAATTGTTTATTTCATTTTATTCTTAATGGGACAGTTCACTATACAAATGGCTTTCATTATTTTCTTTTGGGGAATATTAGCGGGAATGGCAAATAATATCAGTCAATATTGGATTACATCTGTCCAGAAGCACCAGATTTCGCCAATGGACTGTTTTTAA
- a CDS encoding DUF2750 domain-containing protein produces MKLIKRFILNRPAEKRLAYFYGMVATDEQVWLLRDENGDLLLLEDEDGDYPFLLPVWPSRSFAEMEAANIDESYEAFNIPMSNFLDDLLVDIENDGGATAIFPNENDTTIQKRDEIKEMIRNL; encoded by the coding sequence ATGAAATTAATTAAACGATTTATTTTAAACCGTCCTGCTGAAAAGCGACTTGCATATTTTTATGGAATGGTTGCAACGGATGAACAGGTATGGTTACTACGCGACGAAAATGGCGACTTATTACTATTAGAAGATGAAGATGGAGACTATCCCTTTTTACTACCTGTTTGGCCAAGTCGAAGCTTTGCTGAAATGGAGGCTGCCAATATAGATGAGTCATACGAAGCTTTCAACATACCAATGTCGAATTTTTTAGACGATTTACTAGTTGATATTGAAAATGACGGAGGTGCTACAGCAATTTTCCCAAATGAAAACGATACAACCATTCAAAAACGTGATGAAATAAAGGAAATGATTCGCAATTTATAG
- a CDS encoding MFS transporter, with product MQQTIENPMQHWKKNIILFLGSQTISLFGSALVQYAILWYITLNTQSGMMMTISILCGFLPTFILSPIAGVWADRYNRKMLIMLADSLIAVSTLILAILFLIGYDDLWLLFVMSAVRAVGTGIQTPAVGAILPQIVPEEQLTKVNGANGSIQAMIMLIAPIISAALLTTASLETIFFIDVITAAIAVSILLFFLKIAVHEKASQEQTTSYFSDMQKGFAYVQNHVFLKKFFLFFSGFFILSAPAAFLTPLQVTRSFGDDVWRLTAIEVTFSIGMIIGGILISSWGGYKNKIHTMTLATLIFGACTFALGIIPIFWLYLIFMGIIGIAIPMFNTPSTVLLQEKVEPDYLGRVFGVLGMISTSMMPLGMLVFGPISDFVPIEWLLIGTGILMFIQGFFLLGSKVLIEAGKPNSEDDSIKGA from the coding sequence ATGCAACAAACAATTGAAAATCCAATGCAGCATTGGAAGAAAAATATTATTCTCTTTTTAGGAAGTCAGACGATTTCCCTTTTTGGGTCAGCTTTGGTTCAGTATGCCATTCTTTGGTATATTACCTTAAATACTCAGTCTGGGATGATGATGACGATCTCAATCCTATGTGGCTTTTTACCCACGTTTATTCTTTCACCGATTGCTGGGGTATGGGCTGACAGGTACAATCGAAAAATGCTCATTATGCTGGCAGATTCGTTGATTGCCGTCTCAACGCTCATTTTAGCGATTTTGTTTTTAATCGGCTATGATGATCTTTGGCTTCTTTTTGTGATGTCAGCTGTGCGTGCAGTTGGTACTGGTATTCAAACACCTGCTGTTGGCGCGATTCTTCCGCAGATTGTGCCTGAGGAACAACTGACAAAAGTGAATGGTGCAAACGGGAGTATTCAAGCGATGATTATGCTGATTGCTCCGATTATTAGTGCGGCATTACTTACAACAGCTTCACTTGAAACGATTTTCTTTATTGATGTGATCACGGCAGCAATCGCTGTTAGTATCTTGTTGTTTTTCTTAAAAATTGCTGTGCATGAAAAAGCTTCGCAAGAGCAAACGACAAGCTATTTCAGCGATATGCAAAAAGGCTTTGCCTATGTTCAGAATCATGTTTTTCTTAAGAAATTCTTTTTATTTTTCTCAGGCTTCTTTATCTTATCAGCACCAGCGGCCTTTTTAACACCGCTGCAGGTGACACGAAGCTTTGGTGATGATGTTTGGCGGTTAACAGCGATTGAAGTCACTTTTTCAATTGGGATGATCATTGGAGGTATTTTGATTTCATCTTGGGGCGGCTACAAAAACAAGATTCATACGATGACATTGGCAACCCTTATTTTTGGAGCTTGTACGTTTGCCCTTGGGATTATACCAATTTTTTGGCTTTATTTGATTTTTATGGGGATTATCGGAATTGCCATCCCGATGTTTAATACACCTTCAACGGTTTTACTGCAAGAGAAGGTTGAGCCGGATTACCTTGGCAGGGTCTTTGGTGTATTAGGGATGATTTCAACCTCAATGATGCCGCTCGGTATGCTTGTATTTGGCCCGATCTCTGATTTTGTTCCAATTGAATGGCTACTAATTGGAACAGGAATTCTCATGTTTATTCAAGGGTTTTTCTTGTTGGGGAGCAAGGTGTTAATTGAGGCAGGAAAACCTAATTCAGAAGATGATAGTATTAAAGGCGCTTAA
- the ppnP gene encoding pyrimidine/purine nucleoside phosphorylase, whose protein sequence is MEQFNHVSIIKKANTYFDGKVTSRTVLFEDGTKKTLGIMLPGEYEFSSDLKEEMDILDGHLEYKLQGEDWKVINGSGVFYVPAKEKFQLKIYSVVDYCCSYITE, encoded by the coding sequence ATGGAACAATTTAATCATGTTTCGATTATCAAGAAAGCTAATACATATTTTGATGGAAAAGTAACGAGTCGGACGGTTTTATTTGAAGACGGAACGAAAAAGACTTTAGGCATTATGTTACCTGGTGAATATGAATTCTCAAGTGATTTAAAAGAAGAAATGGATATTTTAGATGGTCATTTAGAATATAAATTACAGGGGGAAGATTGGAAAGTCATTAATGGATCCGGTGTTTTCTATGTTCCTGCCAAAGAAAAGTTTCAATTGAAAATTTACTCAGTAGTTGATTATTGTTGTTCATATATTACGGAATAA
- a CDS encoding HPr family phosphocarrier protein → MEKRKVFSIPKGGFKGQKLIELVQLSSSFEGEVYIEKDNKIINAKSILGVLSLLMPSKTGMFMISVQGKDAEYTIQQITTIIEKQMTTRSNLPLWGSGWY, encoded by the coding sequence ATGGAGAAAAGAAAAGTATTTAGCATTCCAAAAGGTGGATTTAAAGGACAAAAATTAATCGAATTAGTACAGTTAAGTAGTTCATTTGAAGGTGAGGTATATATTGAAAAAGATAATAAAATAATCAATGCTAAGAGCATCTTAGGGGTTTTGAGCCTGTTAATGCCTTCAAAGACTGGAATGTTTATGATCAGTGTACAGGGAAAAGATGCTGAATATACAATCCAACAAATAACTACTATTATAGAAAAGCAAATGACTACTAGGTCTAATCTTCCCCTTTGGGGATCAGGATGGTATTGA
- a CDS encoding GntR family transcriptional regulator has product MDNKEKSTIVKNVTKSLRKAILDGTLKKGDRLIQEEWAERLDVSRMPIREALTQLQIEGLVEMVPHKGAIVTPITRDHIEEIYHTRSILEGLAVEKSLPFLTDEDKNQLKMILIQMEELRLSDEMNDHYIQLNASFHETLRKGCPWPRVQKMVETLGISPIAPNLLIDHYSETQKEHRMIYEAALRGDPAELKAAVQFHIMRTKNNLIQYMEMLNS; this is encoded by the coding sequence TTGGATAATAAGGAAAAGTCAACAATCGTTAAAAATGTAACCAAAAGCCTTAGGAAGGCGATTTTGGATGGGACGTTAAAAAAAGGGGATCGTCTTATTCAGGAAGAATGGGCTGAACGATTGGATGTTAGTCGAATGCCGATTCGTGAGGCGCTTACTCAACTCCAGATTGAAGGTTTGGTTGAAATGGTCCCACATAAAGGTGCAATCGTTACACCGATTACCAGAGATCATATCGAGGAAATTTATCACACGCGCTCAATATTGGAAGGGCTTGCAGTTGAAAAATCACTTCCATTTTTAACAGATGAGGATAAAAATCAATTAAAAATGATATTGATTCAAATGGAAGAGCTTAGGCTATCAGATGAAATGAATGATCATTATATTCAGTTAAATGCATCATTCCATGAAACACTGCGTAAAGGGTGTCCATGGCCAAGAGTTCAAAAAATGGTAGAAACGCTAGGTATTTCACCAATTGCTCCAAATTTACTTATTGACCATTATTCTGAAACACAGAAAGAGCATAGAATGATCTATGAAGCAGCATTACGGGGAGATCCTGCTGAACTGAAAGCAGCAGTGCAATTTCATATTATGCGAACAAAAAATAATTTAATTCAGTATATGGAAATGTTAAATAGCTAA
- the lhgO gene encoding L-2-hydroxyglutarate oxidase: MFDFAVVGGGIVGLSTGMALYNRFPNAKVVIIEKESVVAEHQTGHNSGVIHSGIYYKPGSFKARFARQGSKSMTEFCKTYGIDHDICGKVIVATKKEELPLLDNLYHRGLQNELAIQKISVDELKEIEPHVNGLGAIRVPQAGIVNYRQVSEKFAEIIRQHGGEIRFNTKVEKIHEKSNQVTLETNRGSIEASTVINCAGLHSDRVAAAAGYKTDMKILPFRGEYFKLIPEKRYLVKHLIYPVPNPKFPFLGVHFTRMISGEVDAGPNAVLSFKREGYKKTDFSAKDLMESLSFPGLWRMAGKFAKEGLDEYVRSFSKKQFTKSLQELIPEIKEDDLIPAPAGVRAQALRRDGNMVDDFQIIMGKRTIHVCNAPSPAATASIEIGKEVVNRIPEQSHLKEKLLV; the protein is encoded by the coding sequence ATGTTTGATTTTGCAGTTGTGGGTGGAGGAATTGTCGGTTTATCAACAGGGATGGCACTATATAATCGTTTTCCGAATGCAAAAGTAGTGATTATCGAAAAGGAGTCTGTTGTGGCAGAACATCAAACAGGTCATAACAGCGGAGTCATTCACTCTGGTATTTATTATAAACCAGGCAGCTTTAAAGCACGTTTTGCAAGACAAGGAAGTAAATCAATGACCGAATTCTGCAAAACATATGGGATTGATCACGATATTTGCGGAAAAGTCATTGTTGCGACAAAAAAGGAAGAATTACCACTTCTTGATAACTTATATCACCGAGGACTTCAAAATGAACTGGCTATTCAAAAAATCAGTGTCGATGAATTAAAAGAAATCGAGCCACATGTTAATGGTCTTGGAGCTATTCGTGTTCCGCAAGCTGGTATCGTGAATTACAGACAAGTTAGTGAAAAATTTGCTGAGATTATTAGGCAGCATGGCGGGGAGATACGGTTTAACACAAAAGTAGAAAAAATACATGAAAAATCAAATCAAGTTACTCTTGAGACTAATCGCGGGTCGATCGAAGCGAGTACGGTCATTAATTGTGCAGGTCTTCATAGTGACCGCGTAGCAGCGGCAGCAGGCTATAAGACAGATATGAAAATCCTGCCATTTAGGGGCGAGTATTTTAAATTAATACCAGAAAAACGCTATCTCGTTAAACATTTAATTTACCCCGTGCCAAATCCGAAGTTCCCGTTTTTAGGGGTCCATTTTACCCGAATGATTAGTGGAGAAGTTGATGCAGGTCCAAATGCTGTGCTAAGCTTTAAACGAGAAGGATATAAAAAGACCGATTTCAGTGCAAAAGACTTAATGGAATCATTAAGTTTTCCTGGATTATGGAGGATGGCAGGAAAATTTGCAAAAGAAGGGTTAGATGAGTATGTCCGTTCTTTTAGCAAAAAGCAATTTACGAAAAGCCTTCAGGAGTTAATTCCTGAAATCAAGGAAGATGATTTAATTCCGGCACCTGCAGGAGTTCGTGCACAAGCATTAAGACGTGATGGAAATATGGTTGATGATTTTCAAATTATTATGGGGAAACGGACAATTCACGTATGTAACGCACCTTCCCCAGCTGCAACAGCCTCCATTGAAATTGGAAAAGAAGTTGTTAATAGAATACCAGAACAGTCTCATTTAAAAGAAAAATTGCTAGTTTAG
- a CDS encoding DUF3870 domain-containing protein, giving the protein MMFNGKTIFIAGHARLPQGMAAKSVFDTLTITAEVDVKYGVVLEASCTLATEHGRDFIGRLLRGTSLRDGVDDTIKEIETYYRGKAANALIAALKDLDIHFHQIKTEEKHKIK; this is encoded by the coding sequence ATGATGTTTAATGGAAAAACAATTTTTATTGCAGGTCATGCCCGTCTACCACAAGGGATGGCGGCGAAAAGTGTCTTTGATACATTAACAATAACTGCTGAAGTTGACGTAAAGTATGGGGTTGTGCTTGAGGCTTCTTGTACGTTAGCAACAGAACACGGCCGCGATTTTATTGGACGTTTATTAAGAGGTACTAGTTTAAGAGACGGAGTAGACGATACAATCAAAGAGATTGAGACCTATTACCGCGGGAAAGCTGCAAATGCTCTTATTGCGGCATTAAAAGATCTTGATATCCATTTCCATCAAATTAAGACAGAAGAAAAACATAAGATAAAATAA
- the glaH gene encoding glutarate dioxygenase GlaH translates to MGIVEKQRGKFEVKTEKYEVKVHPQTNRMYHIVLAKKAIEGFLEAVKQADYSVQHLEYTPYARLIASSLLLEQVGEEFGEILRSIVHDRESGGFTIGLEGVTQDTDEYVIFSTAISYLLGSSNFDSMSGKYYARFTVNHTDNSDSYLRQAYRLFTLHTDGTFVDEPTDWLLMMKMVEVNARGGESRLLHLDDWKELDKYANHPLASHKFTYKAPSSKNVDQEVQRLTFFNYNNKPGVCFIDQFVYPETIEEATYLRDLSQSMENDDSVIELELPVGDLVVVNNIFWLHGRAAFEVNPNLNRELLRQRGRFNQ, encoded by the coding sequence ATGGGTATTGTAGAAAAGCAAAGAGGAAAGTTTGAAGTTAAAACTGAGAAGTATGAGGTGAAAGTTCACCCGCAAACAAATCGTATGTATCATATTGTCCTAGCTAAAAAGGCAATAGAAGGATTTTTAGAAGCAGTGAAACAAGCAGATTATTCTGTCCAGCATTTAGAATATACGCCATACGCACGTTTGATTGCTTCATCTTTACTATTAGAACAAGTTGGCGAAGAGTTTGGTGAAATTCTTCGTAGCATCGTTCATGATCGTGAGTCCGGTGGATTTACAATTGGTTTAGAAGGTGTCACACAAGATACGGATGAATATGTCATCTTCTCAACTGCGATTTCTTATTTATTAGGTTCATCAAATTTTGATTCGATGTCAGGAAAATATTATGCACGATTTACTGTTAACCATACGGATAATAGTGACTCATATCTACGTCAAGCCTACCGTTTATTTACACTTCATACAGATGGCACATTTGTCGATGAACCAACAGACTGGTTATTAATGATGAAAATGGTTGAAGTAAATGCGCGTGGTGGTGAGTCACGTTTATTACACCTAGATGACTGGAAAGAACTAGATAAGTATGCGAACCACCCATTAGCAAGCCATAAATTCACATATAAAGCACCATCAAGTAAAAATGTTGATCAAGAAGTCCAACGTTTAACATTCTTTAATTATAATAATAAGCCTGGTGTTTGTTTTATTGATCAATTCGTTTATCCTGAAACAATTGAGGAGGCAACATATCTTCGTGACCTCTCGCAATCAATGGAAAATGATGATAGTGTCATCGAACTTGAACTCCCAGTTGGGGATCTAGTAGTCGTAAATAATATTTTCTGGCTTCATGGCCGCGCTGCATTCGAAGTTAATCCTAACTTGAATCGTGAATTGCTTCGCCAACGGGGACGATTTAATCAATAA
- a CDS encoding Bcr/CflA family efflux MFS transporter — protein sequence MLQNPTGKERLALAFLLSLLGMLGPFNIDMYLPSFPDIANDLGTRASLVQLSLTACLIGLAVGQVVVGPISDAKGRRKPLLVSISLFAVSSLLCALAPNIETLVAARFLQGFTASAGIVLSRAVVRDVFSGRELSKFFALLMVINATAPMIAPMAGGAILLMPSSNWNTIFYFLSLLGIFIVLMVAFRLKETLPPEKRMPSSVGQSVRTMGSLMKDRSFMGYALTVGFVHGGSFAYVSGTPFVYQGIYDVSPQVFSILFGINGLAIISGSFIIGRFGGIVGEKRLLRNAVIIAVSATFVLLIMTIIEGPLATLVIPIFIYMTTMGMILTSSFTLAMEKQGHRAGSASAVLGLLPLLLGSMVSPLVGIDESTAVPMGAILFSTSFIGSIAFFTLTKKKIHKVASVLNNVEG from the coding sequence ATGCTTCAAAATCCAACAGGAAAAGAGCGATTAGCCTTGGCATTTCTTCTGAGTTTACTCGGAATGTTAGGGCCGTTTAATATTGATATGTATTTACCTAGTTTTCCCGACATCGCTAATGATTTAGGGACTCGTGCATCACTTGTGCAACTTAGTTTAACAGCGTGCTTGATCGGACTTGCGGTTGGTCAGGTGGTTGTTGGGCCGATTAGTGATGCGAAAGGGAGAAGGAAACCATTGCTGGTATCAATCTCATTATTTGCGGTATCATCTCTTCTTTGTGCACTTGCTCCTAATATTGAGACATTGGTTGCAGCACGATTCCTACAAGGCTTCACAGCGTCGGCGGGGATTGTTCTTTCAAGGGCAGTTGTTCGTGATGTGTTTAGCGGAAGAGAGCTTTCAAAATTCTTTGCCCTTTTAATGGTCATTAATGCGACAGCTCCAATGATTGCCCCAATGGCGGGGGGGGCTATCCTGCTCATGCCGTCTTCAAACTGGAATACGATTTTTTACTTTTTAAGCTTGTTAGGAATTTTTATAGTGTTAATGGTGGCTTTCCGTCTAAAGGAAACATTGCCGCCTGAAAAGCGAATGCCAAGCTCTGTCGGACAATCGGTTCGTACAATGGGAAGCCTAATGAAGGACCGTTCCTTTATGGGTTACGCATTGACCGTTGGTTTTGTTCACGGTGGAAGCTTTGCTTATGTATCAGGAACTCCTTTCGTTTACCAGGGGATTTATGATGTGTCACCACAAGTATTTAGTATTTTGTTTGGGATTAATGGTCTTGCGATTATTTCAGGGAGTTTTATCATCGGGCGCTTTGGCGGAATCGTTGGAGAAAAACGCTTGCTTCGTAATGCCGTCATCATTGCCGTATCTGCAACATTTGTCCTGCTGATCATGACGATCATTGAAGGACCGCTGGCAACGCTTGTCATCCCGATATTTATTTACATGACAACAATGGGAATGATCCTGACAAGCTCCTTTACACTGGCGATGGAAAAACAAGGACATCGTGCCGGCAGTGCAAGTGCTGTTTTAGGTTTGCTCCCGTTATTACTTGGATCCATGGTTTCTCCGCTCGTTGGTATTGATGAGTCGACAGCAGTACCGATGGGAGCTATTTTATTTAGTACTTCCTTCATTGGTTCGATTGCTTTCTTTACATTGACAAAGAAGAAAATTCATAAAGTAGCAAGTGTGTTGAACAATGTGGAAGGCTAA